In a single window of the Esox lucius isolate fEsoLuc1 chromosome 22, fEsoLuc1.pri, whole genome shotgun sequence genome:
- the LOC105019889 gene encoding mitogen-activated protein kinase kinase kinase kinase 4 isoform X4 has product MANDSPAKSLVEIDLASLRDPAGIFELVEVVGNGTYGQVYKGRHVKTGQLAAIKVMDVTEDEEEEIKLEINMLKKYSHHRNIATYYGAFIKKSPPGHDDQLWLVMEFCGAGSITDLVKNTKGNQLKEDWIAYISREILRGLAHLHAHHVIHRDIKGQNVLLTENAEVKLVDFGVSAQLDRTVGRRNTFIGTPYWMAPEVIACDENPDATYDYRSDLWSTGITAIEMAEGAPPLCDMHPMRALFLIPRNPPPRLKSKKWSKKFCSFIEGSLVKNYTQRPPTDQLLKHPFIRDQPNERQVRIQLKDHIDRTKKKRGEKDETEYEYSGSEEEEEDAAEQEGEPSSIVNMPGESTLRKDFIRLQQENKERSEALRRQQLLQEQQLREQEEYKRQLLAERQKRIEQQKEQRRRLEEQQRREREMRRQQEREQRRREQEEKRRVEEMERRRKEEDERRRAEEEKRRSDREQEYIRRQLEEEQRHLEILQQQLLHEQAMLLEFKWRELEEQRKAERLHKRLQQEQAYLLSLQRDSSPPQQTPKGMSPDSTNTPRTTSPGPEKDRAPAPQPQFPDNANAMAQRRMSSDSARSPQTHFLDYISVPQRISPQIMSQDGTNKPPQQSSPDSVDKDQEKPPSDNSDALVPQSTDVTTKAPQTGGPDGPRSPQTDRLEPCNALCDPQPIREADERYRKNVQGSPQSAPPTKQPPVPPRSEPFSNGGSSSESAPPVMHRPMEPQVPVRTTSRSPVLSRRDSPLQAAGPPSSQGVQRSAASNVEPRLLWDRVEKLVPRPGSGSSSGSSGSPAGSGERFRARSSSKSEGSPLQRPDNAAKKPEEKKDFARPSRPAGGDVDLTALAKELRAVEDVRPPHKVTDYSSSSEESGTTDEDDDEEVDQDGADESTSGAEDTRAGRGLSNGETASLKTLLAHDDSENDLTSPSKDGTLVIRQSAGDKKRPAANVSSSSPGPGPAHGQVHTPQGHQEKNGFAGRIHLLPDLIQQSHHSPTSTTSNSPSSSHVSPAISPQTPMDKVTAIETQSASNTMQKHKSSSSFTPFIDPRLLQVSPSSGSSLNNMAAFGNDGRLADALRADPSRKGSVVNVNPVNTRPQSDTPEIRKYKKRFNSEILCAALWGVNLLVGTESGLMLLDRSGQGKVYPLISRRRIQQMDVLEGLNVLVTISGKKNKLRVYYLSWLRNKILHNDPEVEKKQGWVTVGELEGCVHYKVVKYERIKFLVLALKSSVEVYAWAPKPYHKFMAFKSFGDLVHKPLLVDLTVEEGQRLKVIYGSCNGFHAVDVDSGAVYDIYLPTHIQTSIQSHAIIILPNTDGIELLVCYEDEGVYVNTYGRITKDVVLQWGEMPTSVAYIRSNQIMGWGEKAIEIRSVETGHLDGVFMHKRAQRLKFLCERNDKVFFASVRSGGSSQVYFMTLGRTSLLSW; this is encoded by the exons GGGCGACATGTTAAAACTGGACAGCTGGCCGCCATCAAGGTCATGGACGTCACTGAG gacgaggaggaggaaatCAAACTGGAGATCAACATGCTCAAGAAGTACTCCCATCACCGAAACATCGCCACATACTACGGCGCTTTTATCAAGAAGAGTCCCCCGGGCCATGACGATCAACTATGG CTGGTCATGGAGTTCTGTGGGGCAGGATCCATCACAGACCTGGTGAAGAATACTAAAGGCAACCAGCTGAAGGAAGACTGGATCGCCTACATCTCCAGAGAAATCCTCCGG GGATTGGCCCACCTGCATGCCCACCATGTCATCCACCGTGACATCAAGGGCCAGAACGTCCTGCTCACAGAGAATGCCGAGGTTAAGCTGG TGGACTTTGGTGTGAGCGCCCAATTAGACCGGACCGTGGGGCGGAGGAACACCTTCATTGGGACGCCATATTGGATGGCGCCCGAGGTCATTGCTTGCGACGAGAACCCAGACGCCACCTATGACTACAGA AGTGACTTGTGGTCCACTGGAATCACTGCCATTGAAATGGCCGAAGGAGCTCCTC CGCTGTGCGACATGCATCCGATGCGAGCGCTCTTCCTGATCCCGAGGAACCCTCCCCCGCGACTCAAGTCCAAGAAGTG GTCCAAGAAGTTTTGCAGCTTCATCGAGGGCTccctggtgaagaactacacCCAGCGCCCCCCCACCGACCAGCTGCTGAAACACCCCTTCATCCGGGACCAGCCCAACGAGAGGCAGGTCCGCATCCAGCTGAAGGACCACATCGACCGCACCAAGAAGAAAAGGGGGGAGAAGG ATGAGACGGAATACGAGTACAGTggcagtgaggaggaggaggaggacgccGCCGAGCAGGAGGGAGAACCCAG TTCCATCGTGAACATGCCCGGCGAGTCGACACTGCGGAAGGACTTCATCCGGCTGCAGCAGGAGAACAAGGAGCGCTCGGAAGCTCTGCGACGACAGCAGCTCCTGCAGGAGCAGCAGCTCCGGGAGCAGGAGGAGTACAAGCGCCAACTGCTAGCGGAGAGGCAGAAGCGCATCGAGCAACAGAAGGAGCAGAGGAGACGACTGGAGGAG CAACAGCGACGTGAGCGCGAGATGAGGAGGCAGCAAGAGCGCGAGCAGCGCCGGCGAgaacaggaggagaagaggCGTGTGGAGGAGATGGAGCGCCGTCGGAAAGAGGAAGATGAGCGCCGGAGGgcggaggaggagaagagaaggagCGACCGTGAACAG GAGTACATTCGTCGGCAGCTGGAAGAGGAGCAGAGGCACCTGGAGATCCTGCAACAACAGCTGCTCCATGAACAGGCCATGCTCCTG GAGTTCAAGTGGCGGGAACTTGAGGAGCAGCGGAAGGCCGAGCGTCTCCACAAGCGTCTGCAGCAGGAGCAGGCCTATCTGCTGTCCCTCCAGCGCGACAGCAGCCCGCCACAGCAGACGCCCAAGGGAATGTCCCCTGACAGCACTAATACCCCTCGGACCACATCCCCGGGccctgagaaagacagagcCCCGGCTCCGCAACCCCAGTTCCCCGACAATGCTAATGCCATGGCCCAGCGGAGGATGTCCTCCGATAGCGCTAGGTCTCCACAAACCCATTTCCTCGACTATATTTCTGTCCCGCAGAGAATTTCCCCACAAATCATGTCCCAGGACGGTACTAACAAGCCCCCTCAGCAATCATCCCCAGACAGTGTTGATAAAGACCAAGAAAAGCCCCCGTCTGATAATAGCGATGCCCTAGTCCCCCAGTCTACAGACGTTACTACTAAAGCCCCACAGACCGGGGGCCCAGATGGCCCCAGGTCCCCACAGACAGACCGCTTGGAGCCTTGCAACGCTCTCTGTGATCCTCAACCAATCAGAGag GCCGACGAGCGCTACCGAAAGAACGTTCAAGGTTCCCCGCAGAGCGCCCCACCCACCAAGCAGCCCCCTGTTCCCCCCCGCTCTGAACCCTTCTCCAACGGCGGGTCCTCGTCGGAGTCTGCGCCCCCTGTCATGCACCGGCCCATGGAACCACag GTCCCAGTGAGGACGACGTCCCGGTCCCCGGTGCTGTCACGCCGAGACTCGCCCCTCCAGGCCGCCGGGCCGCCCAGCAGCCAAGGCGTGCAGAGGAGTGCTGCCAG TAACGTGGAGCCTCGTCTGCTGTGGGACCGTGTGGAGAAGCTGGTCCCCCGACCCGGCAGCGGCAGCTCTTCTGGCTCCTCCGGCTCCCCGGCCGGCTCCGGGGAAAGGTTCCGAGCTCGCT CGTCCTCAAAGTCCGAGGGCTCCCCGCTGCAACGGCCCGACAACGCCGCGAAAAAaccagaggagaagaaagactTTGCCCGACCCAGCCGACCAGCC GGTGGTGACGTG GACCTCACTGCCCTGGCCAAAGAGCTGCGGGCGGTGGAGGATGTACGGCCCCCCCACAAGGTGACAGACTATTCCTCCTCTAGCGAGGAGTCTGGTACCACCGATGAAGACGACGATGAAGAGGTGGACCAGGATGGAGCGGATGAGTCCACCTCAGGAGCTGAGGATACCAGGGCCGG GAGAGGTCTGAGTAACGGAGAGACCGCGTCCCTCAAGACCTTGCTGGCCCACGATGACTCTGAGAACGACCTGACCTCGCCCTCCAAGGATGGCACCTTGGTCATCCGACAG AGCGCGGGTGACAAAAAGCGCCCGGCCGCCAATGTCTCGTCATCCTCGCCCGGACCCGGTCCGGCTCACGGTCAAGTGCACACTCCTCAGGGTCACCAGGAGAAAAACGGCTTTGCCGGCCGCATTCACCTGCTGCCGGACCTTATCCAGCAGAGCCACCACTCCCCCACTTCCACCACCTCCAACTCCCCCTCCTCCAGCCATGTCAGCCCAGCCATTTCCCCCCAGACTCCCATGGACAAAGTCACTGCCATCGAG ACCCAATCGGCCAGCAACACCATGCAGAAACACaagtcctcctcctccttcacccCATTCATCGACCCGCGCCTCCTTCAGGTCTCCCCCTCCAGTGGCAGCTCCCTCAACAACATGG CGGCCTTCGGCAACGACGGGCGGCTAGCAGACGCGCTGAGGGCTGACCCGTCCCGTAAGGGCTCGGTGGTCAACGTGAACCCAGTCAACACGCGGCCCCAGAGCGACACGCCCGAGATCCGCAAGTACAAGAAGAGGTTCAACTCTGAGATCCTGTGCGCTGCCCTCTGGG GTGTGAACCTGCTGGTGGGGACAGAGAGCGGTCTGATGCTGCTGGACCGCAGCGGTCAGGGGAAGGTCTACCCTCTCATCAGCCGACGACGCATCCAACAGATGGACGTCCTGGAAGGCCTCAACGTCCTGGTCACGATATCAG GGAAGAAGAATAAGTTGCGTGTTTACTACCTGTCCTGGCTGAGGAACAAGATATTACACAACGACCCCGAGGTGGAGAAGAAGCAGGGCTGGGTCACAGTGGGGGAGCTGGAGGGCTGTGTCCACTACAAAGTCG TAAAATACGAGCGGATCAAGTTCTTGGTCCTTGCCTTGAAGAGCTCTGTGGAGGTGTATGCTTGGGCCCCAAAGCCCTATCACAAGTTCATGGCCTTCAAG TCGTTCGGCGACCTGGTACACAAGCCCCTGCTGGTTGACCTGACTGTGGAGGAGGGTCAAAGGTTGAAGGTCATCTATGGCTCCTGCAATGGCTTCCATGCCGTGGATGTGGACTCTGGAGCGGTGTATGACATCTACCTGCCCACACAT ATCCAGACCAGCATCCAGTCCCACGCCATCATCATCCTGCCCAACACGGATGGCATTGAGCTGCTGGTGTGCTACGAGGACGAGGGCGTGTATGTCAACACCTACGGGCGCATCACCAAAGATGTGGTCCTGCAGTGGGGAGAGATGCCCACATCAGTGG cctacATTAGGTCCAACCAGATAATGGGCTGGGGGGAGAAGGCCATAGAGATCAGGTCTGTGGAGACTGGACACCTGGATGGGGTCTTCATGCACAAGAGAGCCCAGAGACTCAAATTCCTGTGCGAAAGGAACGACAAG GTGTTCTTTGCGTCGGTGCGCTCTGGAGGATCCAGCCAGGTCTACTTCATGACCCTGGGCCGGACCTCACTGCTCAGCTGGTAG